In one Pseudomonas sp. SCA2728.1_7 genomic region, the following are encoded:
- the folE2 gene encoding GTP cyclohydrolase FolE2: MNSLSLPDIAAQTARQALPLEWVGMQGIALPVLLEGQRLNAKADAGVSLDDGEARGIHMSRLYLALEILEQERLTPALLHEVLKRFLESHQGLSNCAYVNIHCDLLLKRPALISPLAGWKSYPTTISASLKNQMFHVELKIDLPYSSTCPCSAALARQLIQQQFIDDFANKGLQHADVLAWLGSTQGIVATPHSQRSTAQLHLHLDEFIDELPLSVIINDAEAALGTAVQTAVKRADEQAFALANGQNLMFCEDAARRLNLALRRTPGVSAFNLRVIHAESLHAHDAVAESHWQREQA, translated from the coding sequence ATGAATTCGCTTTCACTCCCGGATATCGCCGCGCAGACCGCTCGCCAAGCTTTGCCACTCGAATGGGTGGGCATGCAGGGCATCGCATTACCCGTTTTGTTGGAAGGCCAACGCCTGAATGCCAAGGCTGACGCTGGAGTGAGCCTTGATGATGGCGAGGCGCGCGGCATTCATATGTCGCGGCTGTATTTGGCCCTGGAGATACTCGAACAGGAACGCCTGACACCCGCCCTCCTGCACGAGGTACTCAAGCGCTTTCTAGAAAGCCACCAAGGGTTATCCAACTGTGCGTACGTGAATATTCACTGCGACTTACTGCTGAAACGCCCCGCGCTGATCAGCCCATTGGCCGGCTGGAAATCCTATCCGACGACTATTTCGGCAAGCCTGAAAAATCAAATGTTCCACGTGGAACTCAAAATTGACCTGCCCTACTCTTCGACCTGCCCTTGCTCAGCGGCATTGGCGCGGCAGTTGATCCAGCAACAATTTATCGACGACTTCGCCAACAAAGGCCTGCAGCACGCAGACGTTTTGGCATGGTTAGGCTCGACCCAAGGCATCGTCGCCACACCTCACAGCCAACGCAGCACTGCGCAATTGCATCTGCACCTCGACGAATTCATCGATGAATTGCCGCTGAGTGTGATCATCAATGACGCCGAGGCGGCCCTCGGCACCGCTGTACAAACCGCAGTAAAGCGCGCGGACGAACAAGCCTTCGCCCTCGCCAACGGCCAGAACCTGATGTTCTGTGAAGATGCCGCGCGCCGTCTGAATCTGGCATTGCGTCGCACCCCAGGAGTCAGCGCATTTAACCTGCGGGTCATTCACGCCGAAAGCCTGCACGCCCACGACGCCGTCGCCGAAAGCCACTGGCAGCGTGAACAAGCATGA
- a CDS encoding N-acetylmuramoyl-L-alanine amidase, translated as MHRRQVLNLILASAAFALPFSVSAAQIRQARLWRSEDKVRLVFDLSGPVSYKTFTLSAPERLIIDVSGASLGGDFSQLALNDTVIRAIRSGPFGQGDARIVLDLNSPVLLNSFLLAPQDGQSHRLVLDLVSAKPIQIAAKVPRETPQISAHPKRDIIVVVDPGHGGKDPGAVGAKGEREKDVVLSIAQMLAKRLKKEKGFDVKLVRNDDFFVPLRKRVAIARQHKADIFISVHADAAPRLTASGASVYCLSEGGATSATARFMAQRENSADLLGATSLLNLKDKDPMLAGVIVDMSMNATIAASLQLGSTVLGSLADITTLHQKRVEQAGFAVLKSPDVPSILVETGFISNARDSQRLVTARHQQAVADGLFKGLQRYFEKNPPVDSYLAWQQAQREAQV; from the coding sequence ATGCACAGACGTCAAGTGCTCAATCTGATTTTGGCCAGCGCCGCTTTTGCTTTGCCCTTCAGCGTGTCTGCTGCGCAAATTCGTCAGGCACGACTTTGGCGATCTGAGGACAAAGTGCGGTTAGTGTTCGATTTGAGTGGGCCGGTCAGCTACAAGACCTTCACGCTCAGTGCGCCTGAACGACTCATCATTGATGTGAGTGGGGCAAGCTTGGGTGGGGATTTCAGCCAGTTGGCGCTGAATGACACGGTGATACGCGCGATCAGATCCGGGCCATTCGGTCAGGGCGATGCACGTATTGTTCTGGATCTGAACAGTCCGGTATTACTGAACAGCTTTCTTTTGGCGCCGCAAGACGGACAAAGTCATCGCTTGGTATTGGACTTGGTCAGCGCAAAACCGATTCAAATAGCCGCAAAGGTTCCACGTGAAACACCGCAGATCAGCGCTCATCCGAAGCGCGACATCATCGTAGTCGTCGATCCAGGACATGGCGGAAAGGATCCCGGCGCGGTCGGCGCCAAGGGCGAACGGGAAAAAGATGTAGTGCTTTCCATCGCGCAGATGCTGGCTAAGCGTCTGAAAAAAGAGAAAGGCTTCGACGTAAAACTGGTACGCAATGACGACTTTTTCGTTCCATTGCGCAAGCGCGTGGCGATCGCCCGTCAGCACAAAGCTGACATTTTTATCTCAGTGCATGCCGATGCAGCGCCGCGTCTGACGGCTTCTGGCGCATCGGTGTATTGCCTTTCTGAGGGTGGCGCAACGTCGGCGACTGCGCGCTTCATGGCGCAGCGGGAGAACAGCGCCGACCTGCTCGGCGCAACGAGTCTGCTCAACTTGAAAGATAAGGATCCGATGCTCGCTGGGGTGATTGTCGACATGTCGATGAATGCAACGATTGCCGCCAGTTTGCAGCTTGGCAGTACGGTGCTGGGCAGCCTTGCCGACATTACGACTCTGCACCAGAAGCGCGTGGAACAGGCTGGATTCGCAGTGCTGAAATCGCCGGACGTGCCTTCAATCCTGGTGGAAACCGGCTTTATTTCCAATGCGCGGGACAGCCAGCGATTGGTCACCGCTCGACATCAGCAAGCCGTGGCAGACGGTTTGTTCAAAGGATTGCAGCGCTACTTTGAAAAGAATCCCCCCGTCGACAGTTACCTGGCCTGGCAGCAGGCGCAGCGAGAGGCTCAGGTTTAA
- a CDS encoding glutamine synthetase, producing MKTALKCSLLSLGLLMIGNSSAQVAALATCTRSANLLACVDADGNAYSVNTVGNTLYLRGFEKAGQRYWAQTNSRFGQLTFFTGIASDGEAWVGYTRRVGWTTINRFSSSGGSSAKFTCSRITGC from the coding sequence ATGAAAACTGCGCTGAAATGCTCGTTGTTGAGCCTTGGATTGTTGATGATTGGCAATTCATCGGCTCAGGTGGCGGCGCTTGCGACCTGCACACGCAGCGCAAATCTGTTGGCCTGCGTCGATGCCGACGGCAACGCCTATAGCGTCAACACCGTCGGCAACACGCTTTATCTGCGTGGGTTTGAAAAGGCCGGCCAGCGTTATTGGGCGCAAACCAATAGTCGTTTCGGCCAACTGACGTTCTTCACCGGCATCGCTTCTGACGGCGAAGCCTGGGTGGGCTACACACGACGTGTCGGCTGGACGACGATCAATCGGTTCTCCAGCTCGGGTGGTAGCAGCGCGAAATTCACCTGCAGCCGGATTACCGGCTGTTAA
- the zigA gene encoding zinc metallochaperone GTPase ZigA, with protein MSDELPVTVLSGFLGAGKSTLLNYVLRNRKGLRVAVIVNDMSEINIDGSEVQRDVSLNRAEEKIVEMSNGCICCTLREDLLEEVSKLAREGRFDYLLIESTGISEPLPVAETFTFRDEHGQSLSDIARLDTMVTVVDGVNFLPDYQAAESLASRGEILGEEDERSITDLLIEQIEFADVLLISKIDLISQHEREELIAILKRLNAQAEIIPMVMGEVPLEKILNTGHFDFDRAAQAPGWLQELRGEHVPETDEYGIASTAYRARRPFHPQRFFNFIDRPWLNGKLLRSKGFFWLASKPTDAGSWSQAGGLMRHGFAGRWWRFVPKDQWPQDQESTAAIMENWTPSVGDCRQELVFIGQNIDFLQLSAELDACLLTDEEMAHGVEGWRLLADPFGPWHEEAA; from the coding sequence ATGTCAGACGAGTTGCCCGTTACCGTACTTTCAGGATTTCTTGGCGCTGGAAAAAGTACACTTTTGAATTACGTACTACGTAATCGAAAGGGTTTGCGGGTAGCCGTCATCGTCAATGATATGAGCGAGATCAATATCGATGGCAGCGAAGTCCAGCGTGATGTCAGCCTTAACCGTGCAGAAGAAAAAATCGTCGAAATGAGCAACGGCTGTATCTGCTGTACGTTACGCGAAGACTTGCTTGAAGAAGTCAGCAAGCTCGCCCGGGAAGGGCGCTTCGATTATTTGCTGATCGAATCCACCGGCATCTCCGAACCGCTGCCGGTCGCAGAAACCTTCACTTTCCGCGATGAACACGGCCAAAGCCTCTCGGACATCGCCCGTCTCGACACCATGGTCACTGTAGTCGACGGTGTGAATTTCCTGCCGGACTACCAGGCGGCAGAAAGCCTCGCCTCCCGTGGCGAGATTCTCGGCGAAGAAGACGAACGCTCGATCACCGATCTGTTGATTGAGCAAATCGAATTCGCCGACGTGCTGTTGATCAGCAAGATCGACCTGATCAGCCAGCACGAGCGCGAAGAGTTGATTGCCATCCTCAAACGCCTCAACGCCCAGGCTGAAATCATTCCAATGGTGATGGGCGAAGTGCCGCTGGAGAAGATCCTCAATACCGGTCATTTCGATTTCGACAGAGCCGCGCAAGCGCCGGGTTGGCTGCAAGAGCTGCGCGGTGAACACGTGCCGGAAACCGACGAGTACGGCATCGCTTCAACTGCCTACCGCGCGCGCCGCCCGTTTCATCCGCAACGCTTCTTCAACTTCATTGATCGTCCGTGGTTGAACGGCAAGTTGCTGCGCTCCAAAGGCTTCTTCTGGCTCGCGAGCAAACCCACCGATGCCGGTAGCTGGTCGCAGGCCGGCGGTTTGATGCGTCACGGTTTTGCCGGGCGCTGGTGGCGCTTCGTGCCGAAGGATCAGTGGCCACAAGATCAGGAAAGCACCGCAGCCATCATGGAAAACTGGACGCCAAGCGTTGGCGACTGTCGCCAGGAATTGGTGTTCATTGGTCAGAACATCGATTTCCTGCAGCTTTCTGCCGAACTCGATGCCTGCCTGCTCACCGATGAAGAAATGGCCCATGGCGTAGAGGGCTGGCGATTGCTGGCGGATCCGTTCGGCCCTTGGCACGAAGAGGCCGCCTGA
- a CDS encoding DUF1826 domain-containing protein — protein MLALKLLQNRTRHQHQGPTPKALARILEDDTNLAVWQRQLPLHISDFAQLLLSLNEPLAESLCLELPDEDAEPDLAGLALGFRDLEGYEGFIADLKWLVSAFACLLGARRIGLRLRVLDKAMCPRFHVDHVPVRLITTYAGVGSQWLKEGAMDRSQLGQANAEPQAQIQQLKSGDVALLKGEKWHGNEGFGLIHRSPQPAAGERRLILTLDWLG, from the coding sequence ATGCTTGCACTCAAACTGCTGCAAAACCGTACCCGCCATCAACATCAAGGTCCGACGCCGAAAGCACTGGCGCGGATTCTGGAGGACGACACCAACCTCGCTGTCTGGCAGCGCCAACTGCCTTTGCACATCAGCGATTTTGCCCAGTTACTTCTGTCGCTCAACGAGCCTTTGGCGGAGTCGTTGTGTCTGGAGTTGCCGGATGAGGACGCGGAACCTGATCTTGCCGGTCTTGCTCTGGGTTTCCGCGATCTGGAGGGTTACGAAGGCTTTATCGCCGACCTGAAATGGTTAGTCAGCGCCTTCGCCTGCTTGCTCGGTGCGCGGCGCATCGGCCTGCGCCTGCGGGTGCTGGATAAAGCCATGTGCCCGCGTTTCCATGTCGATCACGTGCCGGTGCGACTGATCACCACGTACGCCGGCGTCGGCAGTCAATGGCTCAAGGAAGGCGCGATGGATCGCAGTCAATTGGGGCAGGCCAACGCCGAACCCCAAGCGCAAATACAGCAACTCAAGAGCGGCGACGTCGCCTTACTGAAAGGCGAGAAATGGCACGGCAATGAAGGCTTCGGCTTGATCCATCGCTCGCCGCAACCGGCCGCAGGCGAGCGTCGTCTGATACTGACCCTCGACTGGCTCGGTTGA
- a CDS encoding NADH:ubiquinone oxidoreductase gives MRWMGWSLLLTLLSSEAWAQACVVHSQGERLDVKVCQQNRNIPEKLFNDGFCQPTLAGQNVEVQYVDQCPSGAFGVCSNAQVANMPYRQDIHYYGVATDAAYLKPYCESQSQGSWFKP, from the coding sequence ATGCGTTGGATGGGATGGTCGTTGCTGTTGACGCTGCTGTCGAGTGAAGCGTGGGCTCAGGCCTGCGTGGTGCACAGTCAGGGCGAGCGGCTCGACGTCAAAGTCTGTCAGCAGAACCGCAACATTCCGGAAAAACTGTTCAATGACGGTTTCTGCCAGCCAACCCTGGCCGGACAGAACGTCGAAGTGCAATACGTCGATCAATGCCCAAGCGGCGCGTTTGGCGTGTGCAGCAACGCACAAGTCGCCAATATGCCTTATCGCCAGGATATCCACTATTACGGCGTCGCCACCGATGCCGCGTATCTGAAGCCGTACTGCGAAAGCCAAAGCCAGGGTTCTTGGTTCAAGCCCTGA
- a CDS encoding CobW-like GTP-binding protein → MLQNIPTHVIAGPLGAGKTSLIRQLMAQRPEGERWAVLINEFGQIGLDAALLTSDADGIALGEVAGGCLCCVNGAPFQIGLGRLLRKAKPDRLFIEPSGLGHPAQLLKQLNEAPWLGVLAVQPCVLVLDAQALEGGRALPAAQQEALATAGLLLLNKAENLDDRAREKIARQLPAVPLIWTREAQLSLSELPGLAAKALNGVDNLAVPNGSGQMPAVWTDPTLPICLSQAQEGGWSIGWRWHPGQTFDKRRIADWLARLNWQRAKLVIHSSEGWVSANALDNAELIWQVSEWRKDSRIELIFVDPQNIEKLQQGLSGCRES, encoded by the coding sequence ATGTTGCAGAACATTCCTACCCATGTCATTGCTGGCCCTTTGGGCGCCGGCAAGACCAGCCTGATTCGCCAGCTCATGGCCCAGCGTCCCGAAGGCGAGCGCTGGGCGGTGCTGATCAACGAGTTCGGCCAGATCGGCCTTGATGCCGCATTGCTGACGAGTGACGCCGATGGTATCGCACTGGGCGAAGTGGCCGGTGGCTGCCTGTGCTGTGTCAATGGCGCGCCGTTTCAGATTGGCCTCGGGCGTTTGTTGCGCAAGGCGAAGCCGGATCGGCTGTTCATCGAACCGTCCGGGCTGGGGCATCCAGCACAGTTGCTCAAACAATTGAATGAGGCGCCGTGGTTGGGTGTACTGGCGGTGCAGCCGTGTGTGCTGGTGCTGGATGCTCAGGCGCTTGAAGGGGGGAGAGCCTTGCCGGCAGCGCAACAGGAAGCCTTGGCAACCGCTGGCCTGCTGTTGTTGAACAAGGCTGAAAACCTTGATGACAGGGCCAGGGAAAAAATCGCCAGGCAGTTGCCGGCAGTGCCGTTGATCTGGACTCGAGAGGCGCAATTGAGCTTGAGCGAACTGCCGGGCCTGGCCGCGAAAGCGCTCAATGGTGTGGATAATCTGGCCGTACCCAACGGATCAGGACAAATGCCGGCCGTCTGGACTGATCCGACGCTGCCGATTTGCCTGAGTCAGGCGCAGGAGGGAGGCTGGAGCATTGGCTGGCGTTGGCATCCGGGGCAGACGTTCGACAAGCGGCGCATCGCTGACTGGCTCGCCCGCCTCAATTGGCAGCGGGCGAAACTGGTTATCCACAGCTCGGAGGGTTGGGTGTCTGCGAATGCTTTGGATAATGCCGAGTTGATTTGGCAGGTCAGTGAGTGGCGAAAGGATTCGCGGATTGAGCTGATCTTCGTCGATCCGCAAAACATTGAAAAGCTGCAGCAGGGTTTGTCGGGGTGTCGGGAAAGTTAG
- a CDS encoding DUF3301 domain-containing protein has protein sequence MLTLENIFVLILFAAAGAWLWHNHGLRERALERVKQHCLNVRVELLDGNVALKKIGFIKDANGRRRLARVYNFEFTVTGETRHNGTITQFGAHSAQIELAPYPAPFDDTPPVVEVHKPRAEVIELSQWRQEHTKWKP, from the coding sequence ATGCTGACCCTGGAAAACATCTTCGTGCTGATACTGTTCGCCGCTGCCGGCGCCTGGCTATGGCACAACCACGGCTTGCGCGAACGCGCTCTGGAGCGGGTCAAACAGCATTGTCTGAACGTGCGGGTCGAGTTGCTCGACGGCAACGTTGCCCTGAAGAAGATCGGGTTCATCAAGGACGCCAACGGTCGCCGACGACTGGCGCGGGTGTACAACTTCGAGTTCACCGTGACCGGCGAAACCCGCCATAACGGCACCATCACCCAGTTTGGCGCGCACAGTGCGCAGATCGAACTGGCGCCCTACCCGGCACCGTTCGACGACACGCCACCGGTGGTTGAGGTGCACAAGCCGCGCGCCGAAGTCATCGAGTTGAGCCAGTGGCGCCAGGAACACACCAAGTGGAAGCCTTAA
- the pdxY gene encoding pyridoxal kinase PdxY translates to MKRTPHLLAIQSHVVFGHAGNSAAVFPMQRVGVNVWPLNTVQFSNHTQYGQWAGEVLAPQQIPELVEGIAAIGELGNCDAVLSGYLGSAAQGRAILSGVERIKSVNPKALYLCDPVMGHPEKGCSVPTEVSDFLLEEAAAVADIMCPNQLELDSFSGRKPQSLFDCLAMARALLTRGPKAVLVKHLDYPGKPADGFEMLLVTAEGSWHLRRPLLAFPRQPVGVGDLTSGLFLARVLLGDSLVAAFEFTAAAVHEVLLETQACASYELQLVRAQDRIAHPRVKFEATAISL, encoded by the coding sequence ATGAAACGTACGCCTCATCTGCTCGCCATTCAGTCCCACGTGGTGTTCGGCCACGCCGGCAACAGCGCCGCGGTTTTTCCGATGCAGCGGGTCGGGGTCAATGTCTGGCCGCTCAACACCGTGCAGTTTTCCAACCACACCCAGTACGGCCAATGGGCCGGCGAAGTGCTGGCGCCGCAGCAGATTCCCGAGCTGGTCGAAGGCATCGCCGCGATTGGCGAGCTGGGCAACTGCGATGCGGTGCTGTCCGGATACCTCGGCAGCGCGGCGCAGGGCCGGGCGATTCTCAGCGGTGTCGAACGCATCAAGTCGGTCAATCCGAAGGCGCTGTATCTGTGTGACCCGGTGATGGGCCATCCGGAGAAGGGCTGCAGCGTGCCGACCGAAGTCAGCGATTTCCTCCTGGAGGAGGCGGCCGCCGTGGCGGACATCATGTGCCCGAACCAGTTGGAGCTGGACAGCTTTTCCGGGCGCAAGCCGCAGTCGTTGTTCGATTGCCTGGCGATGGCGCGTGCGCTGCTGACGCGCGGGCCGAAAGCGGTGCTGGTCAAGCATCTGGATTATCCGGGCAAACCGGCGGATGGCTTCGAGATGTTGCTGGTGACGGCCGAAGGTAGCTGGCATCTGCGTCGTCCACTGCTGGCGTTTCCCCGTCAGCCGGTGGGTGTGGGCGATCTGACATCCGGCCTGTTCCTGGCGCGGGTGCTGTTGGGTGACAGCCTGGTAGCCGCGTTCGAATTCACCGCAGCGGCGGTGCATGAGGTGCTGCTGGAGACTCAGGCCTGTGCCAGTTATGAGCTGCAACTGGTGCGAGCGCAGGATCGGATTGCGCATCCGCGGGTGAAGTTCGAGGCTACTGCAATCAGTCTTTAA
- a CDS encoding acyl-CoA thioesterase — protein MEPGNAQLSMTVLMTPDMANFSGNVHGGTLLKYLDEVAYACASRYAGRYVVTLSVDQVIFREPIHVGELVTFLASVNYTGNTSMEVGIKVVTENIRERSVRHTNSCFFTMVAVDDQRKPAAVPPLQPQNSEDKRRYMQAQQRRQIRQELEKRYQEIKGDA, from the coding sequence ATGGAACCCGGAAACGCCCAGCTGTCGATGACGGTACTGATGACCCCCGACATGGCCAACTTCTCTGGCAATGTCCACGGCGGCACCCTGCTCAAATACCTCGACGAAGTGGCTTATGCCTGCGCGAGCCGCTATGCCGGCCGCTACGTGGTGACCCTGTCGGTAGATCAGGTGATTTTCCGCGAGCCGATTCATGTCGGCGAACTAGTGACCTTCCTCGCCTCGGTCAACTACACCGGCAACACCTCGATGGAAGTCGGCATCAAAGTCGTCACCGAGAACATCCGCGAACGCTCGGTGCGCCACACCAACAGCTGCTTCTTCACCATGGTCGCGGTGGATGATCAGCGCAAACCGGCCGCCGTGCCGCCGCTGCAACCGCAGAACAGTGAAGACAAGCGTCGTTATATGCAGGCGCAGCAGCGTCGGCAGATTCGCCAGGAGCTGGAGAAGCGCTATCAGGAGATCAAGGGCGACGCCTGA
- a CDS encoding cation:proton antiporter translates to MHAISFIQDLAVIMLVAGVVTVLFHRFKQPVVLGYIVAGFIIGPHTPPFGLIHDEETIKTLAELGVIFLMFCLGLEFSLRKLFKVGATAFIAAFLEIVLMIWIGYEIGRWFEWNTMDSLFLGAILAISSTTIIVKALNDLKMKNERFAQLIFGVLIVEDILGIGIIALLSSIAVSGTVSSGEVFSTVGKLSLFMIVALVIGILLVPRLLAYVAKFESNEMLLITVLGLCFGFCLLVVKLEYSMVLGAFLIGAIMAESRQLLKIERLIEPVRDLFSAIFFVAIGLMLDPLILLEYAWPIAVITVAVVLGKMLSCGLGAFIAGNDGRTSLRVGMGLSQIGEFSFIIAALGMTLQVTSNFLYPVAVAVSVITTLLTPYLIRAADPLSIKLSGAVPKPLGRVLGMYGEWLRSIQPQGESAMLASIIRKILLQVGVNLALVIAIFFSGAFFAERLSAWLQDWISDPSWQKALIWGGALLVSLPFLIAAYRKLKALSMLLAEMGVKPEMAGRHTQRVRRVISEVIPILSLLVIFLLLAALSASILPTNKLLVLIAVVAAAVAALLWRWFIRVHTRMQVALLETLDNHKESSGH, encoded by the coding sequence ATGCATGCCATCAGTTTTATTCAGGACCTGGCAGTGATCATGTTGGTCGCAGGCGTGGTGACCGTGTTGTTCCACCGTTTCAAGCAACCGGTTGTGCTCGGCTATATCGTCGCCGGCTTCATCATTGGCCCGCACACGCCGCCGTTCGGCCTGATCCACGACGAAGAAACCATCAAGACCCTCGCCGAACTCGGGGTAATTTTCCTGATGTTCTGCCTCGGCCTCGAGTTCAGCCTGCGCAAGCTGTTCAAGGTCGGCGCCACGGCGTTTATTGCGGCGTTCCTCGAAATCGTCCTGATGATCTGGATCGGCTACGAAATCGGCCGCTGGTTCGAATGGAACACCATGGACTCGCTGTTCCTCGGCGCGATTCTGGCGATCTCCTCGACCACCATCATCGTCAAGGCGCTCAATGACCTGAAGATGAAGAACGAGCGCTTTGCGCAGTTGATCTTCGGCGTGCTGATCGTCGAAGACATCCTCGGCATCGGCATCATTGCACTGCTATCCAGTATCGCCGTCAGCGGTACGGTCAGCTCCGGCGAAGTGTTTTCCACGGTCGGCAAGCTGTCGCTGTTCATGATCGTCGCGCTGGTCATTGGCATTCTGTTGGTGCCGCGCCTGCTGGCTTATGTGGCCAAATTCGAAAGCAACGAAATGCTCCTGATCACCGTGCTGGGCCTGTGTTTCGGCTTCTGTCTGCTGGTGGTCAAGCTTGAGTACAGCATGGTGCTCGGCGCCTTCCTGATCGGCGCGATCATGGCCGAGTCGCGGCAATTGCTGAAGATCGAGCGGCTGATCGAGCCGGTTCGCGACCTGTTCAGTGCGATTTTCTTTGTCGCCATCGGCCTGATGCTCGACCCGCTGATTCTGCTCGAATACGCGTGGCCGATTGCGGTGATCACCGTAGCCGTTGTGCTCGGCAAAATGTTGTCCTGCGGCCTCGGGGCGTTTATCGCCGGCAATGACGGACGTACCTCACTGCGCGTCGGGATGGGGCTGTCACAGATTGGCGAATTTTCCTTCATCATCGCCGCGCTGGGGATGACCTTGCAGGTCACCAGCAACTTCCTTTACCCGGTTGCTGTGGCGGTGTCGGTGATTACCACGCTGCTGACGCCTTATCTGATTCGTGCGGCGGATCCGCTGTCGATCAAACTGTCTGGCGCTGTGCCCAAGCCTCTGGGGCGTGTGTTGGGCATGTACGGTGAATGGCTGCGCAGTATCCAGCCGCAAGGCGAGAGCGCGATGCTGGCGTCGATCATCCGCAAGATCTTGCTCCAGGTCGGGGTCAATCTGGCGTTGGTGATTGCGATCTTCTTTAGCGGGGCATTCTTCGCTGAACGCCTCTCGGCCTGGCTGCAGGACTGGATCAGCGATCCGAGCTGGCAGAAGGCGCTGATCTGGGGCGGGGCGTTGCTGGTCTCGCTGCCGTTTTTGATTGCGGCGTATCGCAAGCTCAAGGCGTTGTCGATGCTGCTGGCGGAGATGGGCGTCAAGCCAGAGATGGCCGGGCGTCACACGCAGCGAGTGCGTCGGGTGATCTCCGAAGTGATCCCGATCCTCTCGCTGCTGGTGATTTTCCTACTGTTGGCAGCCTTGTCGGCCAGTATCTTGCCGACCAACAAGTTGCTGGTACTGATCGCCGTGGTCGCGGCCGCCGTGGCGGCGCTGCTCTGGCGCTGGTTCATCCGCGTGCACACGCGGATGCAGGTGGCGCTGCTGGAAACCCTCGACAACCACAAAGAGTCGTCGGGGCATTGA
- a CDS encoding SMI1/KNR4 family protein, with translation MEEIIEQLREANEPVPVPLELPDEDLLVEIEEQLFIDIPFVFREFLLTVSDVVYGSLEPVTVTDPQSHTYLPDVAANAWDVGVDRGLIPICQDGDDYYCVEEDGTVVLWQAEEELIAEETWESVWHWARDVWLES, from the coding sequence GTGGAAGAAATCATCGAACAACTGCGTGAAGCCAACGAACCCGTGCCGGTTCCTTTGGAGTTGCCTGACGAAGATCTGCTGGTCGAAATCGAAGAACAGCTGTTCATCGACATTCCGTTTGTCTTCAGAGAGTTTTTGCTGACCGTCAGCGATGTGGTGTACGGCAGCCTTGAGCCGGTGACCGTCACCGACCCACAATCCCACACCTACTTGCCGGATGTTGCCGCCAACGCTTGGGATGTCGGTGTAGATCGCGGGCTGATCCCGATCTGCCAGGACGGCGACGACTACTACTGTGTCGAAGAAGACGGAACTGTGGTGCTGTGGCAGGCCGAAGAAGAGTTGATTGCCGAGGAAACCTGGGAATCGGTGTGGCACTGGGCGCGGGACGTCTGGCTGGAAAGCTGA
- a CDS encoding Tim44 domain-containing protein produces MKRFLSIAMALCIGLTMSLDANAKRFGGGKSAGAAPTHQTSQMAPSSPGVGGAAATAGAAGAAGAAAKAGGASKWLGPLAGIAAGGLLASMFMGGGFQGMQIFDILIMAVIAFVIFRFIAARRRKQQEQFAPAGAPMQREVFEQKPAAMGSIFGGSAAPAAARPVINAPAWFNEQSFLEAARSHFQSLQQHWDANEMDKIAEFVTPQMLEFLKRERADLGDAFQSTYIDNLQVQLDGVDDRADKTIATLTFSGVSKSSRFDQGEVFSESWNMERPQGENQPWLVAGIRQNG; encoded by the coding sequence ATGAAACGTTTTCTTAGCATCGCCATGGCGTTGTGCATCGGCCTGACGATGAGCCTCGACGCCAACGCCAAGCGCTTTGGTGGTGGCAAAAGCGCCGGCGCTGCGCCGACGCACCAGACCAGCCAGATGGCTCCTTCTTCTCCAGGTGTCGGCGGCGCTGCTGCGACCGCAGGTGCTGCCGGTGCCGCTGGCGCTGCGGCCAAGGCCGGCGGTGCTTCGAAATGGCTCGGCCCTCTGGCCGGTATCGCCGCCGGTGGCCTGCTCGCTTCCATGTTCATGGGCGGCGGCTTCCAGGGCATGCAGATCTTCGACATCCTGATCATGGCCGTCATCGCGTTCGTGATCTTCCGCTTCATCGCCGCGCGTCGACGCAAGCAGCAGGAGCAGTTCGCTCCGGCCGGCGCACCGATGCAGCGTGAAGTGTTCGAGCAGAAGCCTGCTGCCATGGGTTCGATCTTCGGTGGTTCGGCTGCACCTGCTGCCGCCCGTCCGGTGATCAACGCGCCGGCCTGGTTCAACGAGCAGAGCTTCCTTGAAGCTGCACGCAGCCACTTCCAGTCGCTGCAGCAGCACTGGGATGCCAACGAAATGGACAAGATCGCCGAGTTCGTGACCCCGCAAATGCTCGAGTTTCTCAAGCGTGAGCGTGCGGATCTGGGCGACGCGTTCCAGTCGACCTACATCGACAACCTCCAGGTGCAACTGGATGGTGTGGATGATCGTGCCGACAAGACCATCGCCACCCTGACCTTCAGCGGTGTGTCGAAGTCCTCGCGCTTCGACCAGGGCGAAGTGTTCAGCGAAAGCTGGAACATGGAACGTCCGCAGGGCGAGAACCAGCCTTGGCTGGTTGCCGGTATCCGCCAGAACGGCTGA